In Scylla paramamosain isolate STU-SP2022 chromosome 1, ASM3559412v1, whole genome shotgun sequence, one DNA window encodes the following:
- the LOC135105268 gene encoding tetratricopeptide repeat protein 39B-like isoform X1, giving the protein MANNDVENGEEVFVDAAEEVCGMDLSTAMEEARLACSYFFNNRFEEARALMRPWAHKSMYHGLGYGTFMYLQAIMTFDPKDIETAIETLKQSVEVCNRFRRKNTIGESLGKMVKKVDYNSFTKEEIHAELCYAECLLLRAVLTFMEDETLISFLKGGMKIRACYQSYKECWYILEGRDWSKDADKMHFESGVRMGVGAFNLMISQLPQKILKLLEFVGFSGNKSCQVRDQKALGLSELERGFHLEGSLRRVLCALVLLGYHLIATYVLGTSEGDLEMAQTILDDHLKLYPNGAWFLFFAARLEYVKGNFDLAIEKYTTSLNSQNEWRQFHHLCYWELMWCCIMSAQFKEAEEYADKLLLESKWSKATYAYQKACCMCMRMDELTPAEKQELSETMKSIPGLKQRIAGKSLPVEKFAVKKSLRFFAQGETLCLSALELIYAWNGFKILAKKYENVEKIYSIIERELKRLEKIRVDNRSEYYYDDYLLAHLVKGSCLAYMNSPLQAEECFKFIVSNEKKIKEDTYLVPNALLELGLLLLRANDLEQSRIILEHAKNNYKGYSLESRLHFRVHATLNKISSLQKGSQSEGTNPMDSYPSISRSPSPCLSKTSGTTNGTGLHLKPTKNGKSISTHL; this is encoded by the exons GGTGTGCGGCATGGACCTCTCCACCGCCATGGAGGAGGCCAGGCTCGCCTGCAGCTATTTCTTCAACAACCGCTTCGAGGAGGCCAGAGCGCTCATGAGACCGTG GGCACACAAGAGCATGTACCATGGCCTGGGGTATGGCACCTTCATGTACCTTCAAGCCATCATGACCTTTGACCCA AAAGATATTGAGACGGCCATAGAAACACTGAAGCAGAGTGTTGAAGTGTGCAACCGGTTCAGACGGAAAAACACAATTGGGGAATCCTTGGGAAAAATGGTGAAGAAGGTGGACTATAACAGTTTCACTAAAG AGGAGATCCATGCTGAGCTGTGTTACGCTGAGTGCCTGCTGCTGCGGGCTGTGCTCACCTTCATGGAAGATGAGACGCTCATCAGCTTCCTCAAGGGTGGCATGAAGATCCGAGCATGTTATCAGTCCTACAA GGAATGCTGGTACATCCTGGAGGGCCGTGACTGGAGCAAAGATGCCGACAAGATGCACTTTGAGTCTGGTGTCAGGATGGGAGTCGGAGCCTTCAACCTG ATGATTTCACAGCTTCCACAAAAGATTCTCAAATTGCTAGAATTTGTTGGTTTCTCTGGGAATAAG TCATGTCAGGTAAGAGACCAAAAG GCACTGGGTCTTTCTGAGCTGGAGCGAGGGTTCCACTTGGAAGGGTCACTGCGGCGGGTACTATGTGCCCTGGTGCTGCTCGGCTACCATCTCATTGCCACCTATGTCCTCGGCACCTCAGAGGGAGACCTGGAGATGGCACAAACCATCCTTGACGATCACTTGAAG cTTTATCCAAATGGTGCTTGGTTCTTGTTTTTTGCTGCTCGCCTCGAGTACGTGAAGGGTAATTTTGATCTTGCCATTGAGAAGTACACAACTTCCCTCAACAGTCAGAATGAGTGGCGCCAGTTCCACCACCTGTGTTACTGGGAGCTGATGTGGTGCTGCATCATGAGTGCTCAGTTTAA gGAGGCTGAGGAGTATGCTGACAAACTTTTACTGGAGAGCAAGTGGTCAAAGGCTACCTATGCTTACCAGAAGGCATGCTGTATGTGCATGAGGATGGATGAACTCACACCAGCAGAGAAGCAAGAATTAAGTGAAACCATGAA GAGCATACCAGGCCTCAAGCAGCGCATTGCTGGCAAGAGTCTTCCAGTTGAAAAGTTTGCAGTCAAGAAGTCACTTAGATTCTTTGCACAAGGAGAAACATTATGTCTCTCTGCCTTAGAGCTTATTTATGCTTGGAATGGCTTCAAGATTTTGGccaagaaatatgaaaatgtcGAAAAAATCTACTCAATAATTGAGAGAGAACTGAAGAGACTCGAAAAAATCAGAG TGGACAACCGGAGTGAGTACTACTATGATGACTACCTGCTGGCACACCTGGTGAAGGGCTCTTGCCTAGCTTACATGAACTCTCCGCTACAGGCTGAGGAATGCTTCAAGTTCATTGTCAGCAATGAGAAGAAAATCAAAGAAGACACTTACCTTGTGCCCAATGCCCTCCTTGAGCTGGGCCTCCTCCTGCTCCGAGCCAATGACCTGGAACAGTCACGCATCATCCTGGAACATGCCAA GAACAACTACAAGGGTTACTCCCTTGAGTCTCGGTTACATTTTCGTGTGCACGCAACACTGAACAAGATCAGCAGCCTGCAGAAAGGCTCACAGTCTGAAGGCACCAACCCTATGGACTCATACCCTTCCATCAGCCGCTCCCCTTCCCCATGTCTCTCCAAGACTTCTGGCACCACCAATGGCACTGGCCTTCACCTCAAACCCACCAAGAATGGCAAGTCCATCTCCACACATCTCTGA
- the LOC135105268 gene encoding tetratricopeptide repeat protein 39B-like isoform X3, with the protein MANNDVENGEEVFVDAAEEVCGMDLSTAMEEARLACSYFFNNRFEEARALMRPWAHKSMYHGLGYGTFMYLQAIMTFDPKDIETAIETLKQSVEVCNRFRRKNTIGESLGKMVKKVDYNSFTKEEIHAELCYAECLLLRAVLTFMEDETLISFLKGGMKIRACYQSYKECWYILEGRDWSKDADKMHFESGVRMGVGAFNLMISQLPQKILKLLEFVGFSGNKALGLSELERGFHLEGSLRRVLCALVLLGYHLIATYVLGTSEGDLEMAQTILDDHLKLYPNGAWFLFFAARLEYVKGNFDLAIEKYTTSLNSQNEWRQFHHLCYWELMWCCIMSAQFKEAEEYADKLLLESKWSKATYAYQKACCMCMRMDELTPAEKQELSETMKSIPGLKQRIAGKSLPVEKFAVKKSLRFFAQGETLCLSALELIYAWNGFKILAKKYENVEKIYSIIERELKRLEKIRVDNRSEYYYDDYLLAHLVKGSCLAYMNSPLQAEECFKFIVSNEKKIKEDTYLVPNALLELGLLLLRANDLEQSRIILEHAKNNYKGYSLESRLHFRVHATLNKISSLQKGSQSEGTNPMDSYPSISRSPSPCLSKTSGTTNGTGLHLKPTKNGKSISTHL; encoded by the exons GGTGTGCGGCATGGACCTCTCCACCGCCATGGAGGAGGCCAGGCTCGCCTGCAGCTATTTCTTCAACAACCGCTTCGAGGAGGCCAGAGCGCTCATGAGACCGTG GGCACACAAGAGCATGTACCATGGCCTGGGGTATGGCACCTTCATGTACCTTCAAGCCATCATGACCTTTGACCCA AAAGATATTGAGACGGCCATAGAAACACTGAAGCAGAGTGTTGAAGTGTGCAACCGGTTCAGACGGAAAAACACAATTGGGGAATCCTTGGGAAAAATGGTGAAGAAGGTGGACTATAACAGTTTCACTAAAG AGGAGATCCATGCTGAGCTGTGTTACGCTGAGTGCCTGCTGCTGCGGGCTGTGCTCACCTTCATGGAAGATGAGACGCTCATCAGCTTCCTCAAGGGTGGCATGAAGATCCGAGCATGTTATCAGTCCTACAA GGAATGCTGGTACATCCTGGAGGGCCGTGACTGGAGCAAAGATGCCGACAAGATGCACTTTGAGTCTGGTGTCAGGATGGGAGTCGGAGCCTTCAACCTG ATGATTTCACAGCTTCCACAAAAGATTCTCAAATTGCTAGAATTTGTTGGTTTCTCTGGGAATAAG GCACTGGGTCTTTCTGAGCTGGAGCGAGGGTTCCACTTGGAAGGGTCACTGCGGCGGGTACTATGTGCCCTGGTGCTGCTCGGCTACCATCTCATTGCCACCTATGTCCTCGGCACCTCAGAGGGAGACCTGGAGATGGCACAAACCATCCTTGACGATCACTTGAAG cTTTATCCAAATGGTGCTTGGTTCTTGTTTTTTGCTGCTCGCCTCGAGTACGTGAAGGGTAATTTTGATCTTGCCATTGAGAAGTACACAACTTCCCTCAACAGTCAGAATGAGTGGCGCCAGTTCCACCACCTGTGTTACTGGGAGCTGATGTGGTGCTGCATCATGAGTGCTCAGTTTAA gGAGGCTGAGGAGTATGCTGACAAACTTTTACTGGAGAGCAAGTGGTCAAAGGCTACCTATGCTTACCAGAAGGCATGCTGTATGTGCATGAGGATGGATGAACTCACACCAGCAGAGAAGCAAGAATTAAGTGAAACCATGAA GAGCATACCAGGCCTCAAGCAGCGCATTGCTGGCAAGAGTCTTCCAGTTGAAAAGTTTGCAGTCAAGAAGTCACTTAGATTCTTTGCACAAGGAGAAACATTATGTCTCTCTGCCTTAGAGCTTATTTATGCTTGGAATGGCTTCAAGATTTTGGccaagaaatatgaaaatgtcGAAAAAATCTACTCAATAATTGAGAGAGAACTGAAGAGACTCGAAAAAATCAGAG TGGACAACCGGAGTGAGTACTACTATGATGACTACCTGCTGGCACACCTGGTGAAGGGCTCTTGCCTAGCTTACATGAACTCTCCGCTACAGGCTGAGGAATGCTTCAAGTTCATTGTCAGCAATGAGAAGAAAATCAAAGAAGACACTTACCTTGTGCCCAATGCCCTCCTTGAGCTGGGCCTCCTCCTGCTCCGAGCCAATGACCTGGAACAGTCACGCATCATCCTGGAACATGCCAA GAACAACTACAAGGGTTACTCCCTTGAGTCTCGGTTACATTTTCGTGTGCACGCAACACTGAACAAGATCAGCAGCCTGCAGAAAGGCTCACAGTCTGAAGGCACCAACCCTATGGACTCATACCCTTCCATCAGCCGCTCCCCTTCCCCATGTCTCTCCAAGACTTCTGGCACCACCAATGGCACTGGCCTTCACCTCAAACCCACCAAGAATGGCAAGTCCATCTCCACACATCTCTGA
- the LOC135105268 gene encoding tetratricopeptide repeat protein 39B-like isoform X2, translating to MLKVLTAVRDVRPPRGRVCGMDLSTAMEEARLACSYFFNNRFEEARALMRPWAHKSMYHGLGYGTFMYLQAIMTFDPKDIETAIETLKQSVEVCNRFRRKNTIGESLGKMVKKVDYNSFTKEEIHAELCYAECLLLRAVLTFMEDETLISFLKGGMKIRACYQSYKECWYILEGRDWSKDADKMHFESGVRMGVGAFNLMISQLPQKILKLLEFVGFSGNKSCQVRDQKALGLSELERGFHLEGSLRRVLCALVLLGYHLIATYVLGTSEGDLEMAQTILDDHLKLYPNGAWFLFFAARLEYVKGNFDLAIEKYTTSLNSQNEWRQFHHLCYWELMWCCIMSAQFKEAEEYADKLLLESKWSKATYAYQKACCMCMRMDELTPAEKQELSETMKSIPGLKQRIAGKSLPVEKFAVKKSLRFFAQGETLCLSALELIYAWNGFKILAKKYENVEKIYSIIERELKRLEKIRVDNRSEYYYDDYLLAHLVKGSCLAYMNSPLQAEECFKFIVSNEKKIKEDTYLVPNALLELGLLLLRANDLEQSRIILEHAKNNYKGYSLESRLHFRVHATLNKISSLQKGSQSEGTNPMDSYPSISRSPSPCLSKTSGTTNGTGLHLKPTKNGKSISTHL from the exons ATGTTAAAAGTTCTGACGGCAGTGCGGGATGTGCGACCTCCGCGGGGAAG GGTGTGCGGCATGGACCTCTCCACCGCCATGGAGGAGGCCAGGCTCGCCTGCAGCTATTTCTTCAACAACCGCTTCGAGGAGGCCAGAGCGCTCATGAGACCGTG GGCACACAAGAGCATGTACCATGGCCTGGGGTATGGCACCTTCATGTACCTTCAAGCCATCATGACCTTTGACCCA AAAGATATTGAGACGGCCATAGAAACACTGAAGCAGAGTGTTGAAGTGTGCAACCGGTTCAGACGGAAAAACACAATTGGGGAATCCTTGGGAAAAATGGTGAAGAAGGTGGACTATAACAGTTTCACTAAAG AGGAGATCCATGCTGAGCTGTGTTACGCTGAGTGCCTGCTGCTGCGGGCTGTGCTCACCTTCATGGAAGATGAGACGCTCATCAGCTTCCTCAAGGGTGGCATGAAGATCCGAGCATGTTATCAGTCCTACAA GGAATGCTGGTACATCCTGGAGGGCCGTGACTGGAGCAAAGATGCCGACAAGATGCACTTTGAGTCTGGTGTCAGGATGGGAGTCGGAGCCTTCAACCTG ATGATTTCACAGCTTCCACAAAAGATTCTCAAATTGCTAGAATTTGTTGGTTTCTCTGGGAATAAG TCATGTCAGGTAAGAGACCAAAAG GCACTGGGTCTTTCTGAGCTGGAGCGAGGGTTCCACTTGGAAGGGTCACTGCGGCGGGTACTATGTGCCCTGGTGCTGCTCGGCTACCATCTCATTGCCACCTATGTCCTCGGCACCTCAGAGGGAGACCTGGAGATGGCACAAACCATCCTTGACGATCACTTGAAG cTTTATCCAAATGGTGCTTGGTTCTTGTTTTTTGCTGCTCGCCTCGAGTACGTGAAGGGTAATTTTGATCTTGCCATTGAGAAGTACACAACTTCCCTCAACAGTCAGAATGAGTGGCGCCAGTTCCACCACCTGTGTTACTGGGAGCTGATGTGGTGCTGCATCATGAGTGCTCAGTTTAA gGAGGCTGAGGAGTATGCTGACAAACTTTTACTGGAGAGCAAGTGGTCAAAGGCTACCTATGCTTACCAGAAGGCATGCTGTATGTGCATGAGGATGGATGAACTCACACCAGCAGAGAAGCAAGAATTAAGTGAAACCATGAA GAGCATACCAGGCCTCAAGCAGCGCATTGCTGGCAAGAGTCTTCCAGTTGAAAAGTTTGCAGTCAAGAAGTCACTTAGATTCTTTGCACAAGGAGAAACATTATGTCTCTCTGCCTTAGAGCTTATTTATGCTTGGAATGGCTTCAAGATTTTGGccaagaaatatgaaaatgtcGAAAAAATCTACTCAATAATTGAGAGAGAACTGAAGAGACTCGAAAAAATCAGAG TGGACAACCGGAGTGAGTACTACTATGATGACTACCTGCTGGCACACCTGGTGAAGGGCTCTTGCCTAGCTTACATGAACTCTCCGCTACAGGCTGAGGAATGCTTCAAGTTCATTGTCAGCAATGAGAAGAAAATCAAAGAAGACACTTACCTTGTGCCCAATGCCCTCCTTGAGCTGGGCCTCCTCCTGCTCCGAGCCAATGACCTGGAACAGTCACGCATCATCCTGGAACATGCCAA GAACAACTACAAGGGTTACTCCCTTGAGTCTCGGTTACATTTTCGTGTGCACGCAACACTGAACAAGATCAGCAGCCTGCAGAAAGGCTCACAGTCTGAAGGCACCAACCCTATGGACTCATACCCTTCCATCAGCCGCTCCCCTTCCCCATGTCTCTCCAAGACTTCTGGCACCACCAATGGCACTGGCCTTCACCTCAAACCCACCAAGAATGGCAAGTCCATCTCCACACATCTCTGA